A stretch of the Archocentrus centrarchus isolate MPI-CPG fArcCen1 unplaced genomic scaffold, fArcCen1 scaffold_26_ctg1, whole genome shotgun sequence genome encodes the following:
- the LOC115776067 gene encoding protein C2-DOMAIN ABA-RELATED 1-like has product MRDKIKLTASSEAMESNVPLLLLVICSLNMVEAQLKLYNMRASKLPTNIFSTTDGYVKVICGSAVLGKTAVRNNDANPWWEEEFTYFQAQENDVLKLEVYDSDILFDDLLGVCQRQIKVGTFTHDCYLDKGGTLHYTYTLG; this is encoded by the exons ATGAGAGACAAGATCAAGCTTACAG CCTCCAGCGAAGCCATGGAGTCTAATGTGCCCCTCCTTTTGCTGGTCATATGTAGTTTAAATATGGTCGAAGCCCAGCTGAAGCTGTATAATATGCGAGCCAGCAAGCTTCCGACCAATATCTTTTCAACTACAGATGGCTATGTGAAGGTGATATGTGGCTCTGCTGTGCTCGGTAAAACAGCTGTTCGCAACAACGACGCTAACCCCTGGTGGGAAGAGGAATTCACCTACTTCCAGGCTCAGGAAAATGATGTGCTGAAACTTGAGGTTTATGACAGTGACATCCTCTTCGATGACCTGCTGGGAGTCTGCCAAAGGCAGATCAAGGTGGGAACCTTTACGCATGACTGCTACCTGGACAAAGGCGGGACCCTCCATTACACTTATACCCTTGGTTGA